A single Methylomonas sp. AM2-LC DNA region contains:
- a CDS encoding class I SAM-dependent DNA methyltransferase — MSQTPNNLAAYIWSLADLLRGDFKQSQYGRIILPFTLLRRLECVLADSKDAVLAQVKKVQAMNLPEEAQEKLLLRAANDLKFYNTSKMDLSTLGEAGIAANLTAYIQGFSKDAREIFEHFNFLEFIGLLNDANLLYKIVQKVRTTDLSPKVISNHDMGLVFEELIRRFAESSNETAGEHFTPRDIIRLTTSLVFMEDDDALTKPGIIRTIYDPTAGTGGFLSAGMEYVHELNPQTKMVSYGQELNPESYAICKADMLIKGQEVINIKLGNTLSNDQLYADKFDYMLSNPPFGVDWKKIETDIKDEHTLKGFDGRFGPGLPRVSDGSLLFLLHLISKLRDSAKGGARIGIILNGSPLFTGGAGSGESEIRRYILEADLLEAIVALPTDMFYNTGISTYVWVLSNKKAAERKGKVQLINGVNLCGKMRKSLGSKRNVMDDDDIATITRCFGAYEVVDARELDKPAEQKSNRGRQSANPKSEAAKTFASKIFNTYQFGYRRITIERPLRESYQFSDERIDTLRFDSGALTAAMQWVYAEYATEDSWSESPDCKNYGDLTEHFEAIRKHCKSHFSELKEKQLKDLLDRNLWLDQKKLLLKARQLQTAIGLEQHDDMNRFDDALNAASKKAAVDLDAKDKKQIKAAVSWKNPAAEKVIKKIHKGKANPIYGLFAVDGQIIEYQADSDLRDNENVPLDPSQTVNAINEAYFIKEVQPHVPDAWIDASKKDDKDQQIGIVGYEIPFNRHFYQYQPPRDLIEIDADLDAVSAEIMLLLQEVHS; from the coding sequence ATGTCGCAAACCCCCAACAACTTAGCTGCCTACATCTGGTCACTCGCAGACTTGTTACGTGGTGACTTTAAACAAAGTCAGTATGGTCGTATCATCCTGCCTTTTACCTTGTTACGTCGCCTTGAATGCGTATTGGCAGACAGCAAAGATGCCGTGTTAGCTCAGGTTAAAAAAGTACAAGCCATGAACTTGCCAGAAGAGGCGCAGGAAAAGTTGCTACTCAGAGCTGCCAATGACTTGAAGTTTTACAACACCTCAAAAATGGACTTGTCCACACTAGGCGAAGCAGGTATCGCCGCCAATCTTACCGCCTATATCCAAGGCTTTTCCAAAGATGCGCGTGAGATTTTTGAACACTTTAATTTTTTAGAATTTATTGGTTTACTCAATGATGCGAACCTGCTCTACAAAATTGTGCAAAAAGTCAGAACAACCGATTTAAGTCCCAAGGTCATTTCAAATCATGACATGGGTTTAGTGTTTGAAGAACTGATACGCCGTTTTGCTGAAAGCTCAAACGAAACCGCTGGCGAACACTTTACACCGCGTGACATTATCCGCCTTACGACCTCGCTGGTATTCATGGAAGATGATGACGCCCTTACAAAACCCGGCATCATTCGCACCATTTATGACCCGACTGCCGGCACAGGTGGTTTCCTTTCTGCGGGCATGGAATACGTTCACGAACTTAATCCGCAAACTAAAATGGTTAGCTATGGTCAGGAGCTTAATCCAGAAAGTTATGCCATTTGCAAAGCGGATATGCTGATTAAAGGCCAAGAAGTCATAAATATCAAACTGGGTAATACTTTATCCAATGACCAGCTCTACGCTGATAAATTTGACTACATGCTCTCCAATCCACCTTTTGGCGTTGACTGGAAAAAAATTGAAACTGACATCAAAGACGAACATACGCTAAAAGGTTTTGATGGTCGTTTTGGTCCAGGATTGCCGCGTGTTTCCGATGGTTCATTACTGTTCTTATTGCATCTGATCAGCAAATTACGCGATTCAGCGAAGGGTGGTGCCCGCATTGGTATTATTCTCAACGGCTCACCGCTGTTCACTGGCGGTGCAGGTTCTGGAGAATCGGAAATACGTCGTTACATCCTAGAAGCTGATTTGTTAGAAGCCATCGTTGCGTTGCCAACGGACATGTTTTACAACACCGGCATTTCTACCTATGTATGGGTGTTATCCAATAAAAAGGCAGCGGAACGCAAAGGCAAAGTTCAGTTGATCAACGGCGTCAACTTGTGCGGCAAAATGCGCAAGTCCTTAGGCAGTAAGCGTAACGTTATGGATGACGACGATATTGCGACGATTACACGTTGCTTTGGTGCTTATGAAGTAGTGGATGCGCGTGAGCTGGATAAACCCGCAGAACAAAAAAGCAATCGCGGTCGTCAATCAGCCAATCCAAAATCCGAAGCTGCAAAAACCTTTGCCAGCAAAATCTTTAATACCTATCAATTCGGCTATCGTCGCATCACCATTGAACGTCCGTTACGCGAATCCTATCAATTTAGCGATGAACGCATAGACACCTTACGTTTTGACAGTGGTGCGTTAACTGCTGCGATGCAATGGGTTTATGCAGAATATGCAACAGAAGACAGCTGGTCAGAGTCACCTGATTGTAAAAATTACGGTGATTTAACAGAACACTTTGAGGCGATACGCAAACACTGCAAAAGTCACTTTAGCGAACTCAAAGAAAAACAGCTCAAAGACCTGTTGGATCGTAATCTTTGGCTTGATCAAAAAAAGCTACTGCTTAAAGCCCGACAATTGCAGACAGCCATTGGTTTAGAACAGCATGACGATATGAATCGGTTTGATGATGCTCTCAATGCCGCTAGTAAGAAAGCCGCTGTCGACCTGGACGCAAAAGATAAGAAACAAATTAAAGCGGCTGTCAGCTGGAAAAATCCTGCTGCGGAAAAAGTGATTAAAAAAATTCATAAAGGTAAAGCGAATCCGATCTACGGCTTATTTGCAGTGGATGGACAAATCATTGAGTACCAAGCCGATAGCGATCTTCGTGATAATGAGAATGTACCACTTGACCCTAGTCAGACAGTGAATGCCATTAACGAAGCCTATTTCATCAAAGAAGTGCAACCGCATGTGCCGGATGCCTGGATAGATGCCAGTAAAAAGGATGATAAAGATCAGCAAATTGGTATTGTCGGTTATGAAATTCCGTTTAACAGGCATTTTTATCAGTACCAGCCGCCAAGAGACTTAATTGAGATTGACGCTGATTTGGATGCAGTGAGTGCAGAGATTATGCTACTGCTGCAAGAGGTACATTCGTAA
- a CDS encoding restriction endonuclease subunit S, producing the protein MTGRYQAYPEYKNSEVDWIGKYPSSWNITRVKFESYVKARVGWHGLKSDDFTDEGPYLVTGSDFRGSNIKWEDCYHCDLERYDQDPYIQLQEGDLLITKDGTIGKVALVNNLLGRATLNSGVFVVRPLGQNYTSRFYFWLLQSSVFTGFVDFNKTGSTIVHLYQDTFVNFKYAMPAYSEQLVINNFLDHETAKIDTLIEKQQQLIQLLKEKRQAVISHAVTKGLNPDVPMRDSGVEWLGEVPEHWDVARLKHLLTNIKAGPFGSSLTKDMYVKSGYRVYGQEQVIPDDFNLGDYYISEEKYQELKQYQIATDDILISCVGTFGKIAIVPPDIELGVINPRLIRLRCATSVTPSYLVTLLRSMVVFEQFSLLSRGGTMDVINIGTLNEIILPVPEISEQDVILQFVYNETTKLDILINKASSAIELMQERRTALISAAVTGKIDVRNWQPPQTNTTEAS; encoded by the coding sequence ATGACTGGTCGTTATCAAGCTTACCCAGAATATAAGAATTCTGAGGTTGATTGGATTGGTAAGTATCCATCAAGCTGGAATATCACTCGTGTTAAATTCGAGTCTTACGTCAAAGCTCGTGTTGGCTGGCATGGATTAAAATCTGATGACTTCACAGATGAAGGTCCTTACTTAGTAACAGGTTCAGATTTCAGAGGTTCTAATATTAAATGGGAAGATTGCTATCACTGTGATTTAGAAAGATATGATCAGGACCCCTATATCCAATTGCAAGAGGGTGATCTTTTAATTACTAAAGATGGAACCATTGGAAAAGTCGCACTAGTGAATAATTTATTAGGGAGGGCTACACTTAATAGCGGTGTTTTCGTTGTAAGACCATTAGGCCAAAACTACACAAGTAGATTTTATTTTTGGCTATTACAGTCAAGCGTTTTTACTGGTTTTGTAGATTTCAACAAAACAGGAAGCACTATCGTTCATCTATATCAAGATACATTCGTAAATTTCAAGTATGCGATGCCTGCCTATAGTGAGCAGTTAGTGATAAACAACTTCCTAGACCACGAAACCGCCAAAATAGACACCCTGATTGAAAAACAGCAACAACTAATCCAACTGCTAAAAGAAAAACGTCAGGCGGTGATTAGTCATGCTGTGACCAAAGGTTTAAATCCTGATGTGCCTATGCGGGATTCTGGGGTTGAGTGGTTGGGTGAAGTACCGGAACATTGGGATGTAGCAAGATTAAAGCATTTATTAACCAATATTAAAGCGGGGCCGTTTGGTTCTAGCTTAACTAAAGATATGTATGTAAAATCTGGTTACAGAGTTTATGGTCAAGAACAAGTCATTCCAGACGACTTTAACTTAGGTGATTACTACATTTCTGAAGAAAAATACCAAGAACTTAAGCAGTATCAAATTGCAACCGATGACATACTCATAAGCTGCGTTGGAACATTTGGAAAAATTGCGATTGTTCCTCCTGACATTGAACTCGGCGTAATAAACCCACGACTTATAAGGCTACGGTGCGCAACGTCAGTGACACCCAGCTACCTTGTGACATTGCTAAGAAGTATGGTGGTGTTTGAACAGTTTTCACTGTTAAGTCGTGGTGGCACAATGGATGTAATTAACATTGGAACACTTAACGAAATTATCCTGCCTGTTCCCGAAATTAGTGAGCAAGACGTAATATTGCAATTTGTTTATAACGAAACCACCAAACTCGACATTCTAATAAATAAAGCCAGTTCTGCAATAGAACTAATGCAAGAACGCCGCACCGCCCTAATCTCCGCCGCTGTTACAGGAAAAATAGATGTCAGAAACTGGCAACCTCCACAAACGAATACCACTGAAGCTTCATGA
- a CDS encoding DEAD/DEAH box helicase family protein yields the protein MNTVYGHNKANELPFQNDIIEHLLANGWLLGKSENYNRELALYPEDLLGFVQETQDVQWQKFCALYPNNPEQKFLERVASQLNKSDPNAANKEMRTFGTLGVLRHELRDRGTRFSLCQFKPEHDLNPETLARYQKNRCRVVPELVYSPWATAQQLAETDTKAKAWRIDLVLFVNGLPVATLELKSEFKQAVHNAIKQYKTTRHAVDPVTKKPEPLLTFKRGALVHFAVSQYEVYMATRLEGANTVFLPFNKGTAEGGAGNDIPHDVNQYATGYLWNEVLVPANLLNILARFVHLQIEEKEDWEGRKYKKEALIFPRYHQLDVVKKLIAAARSEGTGHKYLIQHSAGSGKSNSIAWTAHQLSSLYDANGHKQFDSVIIVTDRTVLDDQLQDTIYQFEHVDGVVGRINNKEGDGSKSEKLAAALEKSQPIIIVTIQTFPYVLKAIENSVSLKERCYAIIADEAHSSQSGSTARQLKEVLMIEAAEESEEEFTTEDILDAAIASRRASKNVSYFAFTATPKTKTLELFGRCPNPNEEPSKDNLPEAYHVYSMRQAIEEGFILDVLKNYTNYKVAYNLALKIQGTDQEVESKKAKVKLNQWVRLHDYNISQKVQIIVEHFKDNVMGLLGRQAKAMVVTSSRKEAVRYKLSFDKYIKAKGYQNIHALVAFSGEVEFNSKDPNTEGLIGEKFSESSMNPNLKGRDMRKAFDSDDYQVMLVANKFQTGFDQPKLCAMYVDKKLGGVECVQTLSRLNRTYPGKAETGTYILDFFNDPDDILKAFQPYYQTAELADVSDPDLIFDLYDKLRAANIFTWQEVEQFCVAFFVKSKSNAALANICKPAVDRWQKRYKSAVDAYKQAKEIFERTKKKTADPVLIANAENSFKQCKQEKDALEIFKKDLGSFVRFYEFMSQIVDYDDKALEKLSLYARNLRPLLRETFMEEDSIDLDNVTLSHYRLSIIKKQDLKLKEDAADYKLVPGNDIGSAKPSDRKEELLSQIINRLNELFITDSLTEKDLVNYAYTIRDKVSENAIVMKQIANNTPEQALLGGFRKAVDDAIMDSSEAHQNQMMQLLSDPTKAANFAKVVFDLLKFAE from the coding sequence ATGAACACTGTATACGGACATAACAAAGCCAATGAATTACCGTTTCAAAACGACATCATTGAGCATCTGCTGGCTAATGGTTGGTTGCTAGGTAAATCTGAAAACTACAATCGTGAATTAGCGTTGTATCCAGAAGATTTACTAGGTTTTGTGCAGGAAACCCAAGATGTCCAATGGCAAAAATTCTGTGCGCTTTACCCAAATAATCCAGAGCAAAAGTTTTTAGAACGTGTAGCTAGTCAGCTAAACAAATCCGACCCCAATGCCGCCAATAAAGAAATGCGCACCTTTGGCACCTTGGGTGTATTGCGTCACGAACTACGTGATAGAGGTACGCGCTTCAGCCTGTGTCAGTTTAAGCCAGAGCATGATCTAAACCCCGAGACCTTGGCGCGTTATCAAAAAAATCGTTGTCGTGTCGTGCCTGAGTTGGTGTATAGCCCTTGGGCGACTGCGCAGCAGTTAGCGGAAACCGATACAAAAGCCAAAGCCTGGCGCATTGACTTGGTGTTGTTTGTCAACGGATTGCCAGTAGCGACCTTAGAGCTAAAGTCAGAATTCAAACAAGCGGTTCATAATGCGATTAAGCAATACAAAACCACACGTCATGCTGTTGATCCTGTCACTAAGAAACCAGAGCCATTATTAACGTTTAAGCGCGGTGCTTTGGTGCACTTTGCAGTGAGTCAATATGAAGTCTACATGGCTACGCGCTTGGAAGGTGCCAACACTGTTTTTCTGCCGTTTAATAAAGGTACAGCAGAGGGCGGTGCGGGTAACGATATTCCACATGATGTGAACCAATACGCGACTGGTTACTTGTGGAACGAGGTTTTAGTTCCTGCCAATTTGTTGAATATTTTAGCGCGTTTTGTTCATTTACAGATTGAGGAAAAAGAAGACTGGGAAGGCCGTAAGTACAAGAAAGAGGCGTTGATATTTCCGCGTTACCACCAATTGGATGTCGTCAAAAAACTGATAGCTGCTGCGCGTAGTGAAGGCACAGGCCACAAATACCTGATTCAACATAGCGCAGGTTCTGGTAAATCTAATTCTATTGCCTGGACAGCGCATCAACTCTCGTCGCTATATGACGCAAACGGCCATAAGCAGTTTGATTCGGTGATTATCGTTACAGATAGAACCGTACTGGATGACCAACTCCAAGACACCATCTATCAGTTTGAACATGTGGATGGCGTAGTTGGACGGATTAACAACAAAGAAGGCGATGGCTCAAAATCAGAAAAATTAGCGGCAGCACTGGAAAAATCCCAACCGATTATCATTGTGACGATTCAGACCTTTCCGTATGTGCTGAAAGCGATAGAAAACAGCGTCAGTTTAAAAGAGCGTTGCTATGCCATCATCGCCGATGAAGCGCATTCGTCGCAAAGCGGTTCTACAGCGCGTCAACTCAAAGAAGTGCTGATGATTGAGGCTGCGGAAGAGAGCGAAGAAGAATTTACAACAGAGGATATTTTGGATGCGGCCATAGCCTCGCGTCGCGCCTCCAAGAATGTCAGTTATTTTGCTTTTACCGCGACACCTAAAACGAAAACGTTAGAGTTATTTGGTCGCTGTCCTAATCCAAACGAGGAGCCGTCAAAAGACAATCTGCCAGAGGCGTACCATGTCTACAGTATGCGTCAGGCGATTGAAGAAGGCTTTATTCTGGATGTGTTGAAGAACTATACCAATTACAAGGTCGCTTATAACTTGGCGCTAAAAATCCAAGGCACTGACCAGGAAGTTGAAAGCAAAAAAGCTAAGGTCAAACTCAATCAATGGGTGCGACTGCACGACTACAATATTTCGCAGAAGGTGCAGATTATTGTTGAGCATTTTAAAGACAATGTAATGGGTCTGTTAGGTAGACAGGCAAAGGCAATGGTCGTTACCAGTTCTCGCAAAGAGGCGGTGCGTTATAAGCTGAGCTTTGATAAATACATCAAGGCCAAAGGTTACCAAAATATTCATGCTTTAGTCGCTTTCTCTGGTGAGGTGGAATTTAACAGCAAAGATCCGAACACTGAGGGTTTGATTGGTGAAAAGTTTAGCGAAAGCTCCATGAACCCCAATCTCAAAGGTCGCGATATGCGTAAAGCCTTTGATAGCGACGACTATCAAGTCATGCTGGTTGCAAACAAATTCCAGACAGGATTTGATCAGCCTAAGCTCTGCGCAATGTACGTGGATAAAAAACTAGGTGGCGTGGAATGTGTACAGACCTTGTCACGACTCAATCGTACCTATCCAGGCAAAGCGGAAACCGGCACCTATATCCTGGATTTTTTTAACGATCCAGACGATATTCTCAAAGCATTTCAACCTTATTACCAAACTGCTGAACTCGCTGATGTCTCTGACCCTGACTTAATCTTTGATCTGTATGACAAACTGAGAGCCGCCAATATCTTTACGTGGCAGGAAGTAGAACAGTTTTGCGTAGCCTTTTTTGTCAAAAGCAAAAGCAATGCGGCACTGGCTAATATTTGCAAACCTGCGGTTGATCGCTGGCAAAAACGGTACAAATCGGCGGTTGATGCCTACAAACAAGCCAAAGAAATATTTGAACGCACCAAGAAGAAAACAGCTGACCCCGTATTGATCGCCAATGCAGAAAATAGCTTTAAACAGTGCAAGCAGGAAAAAGATGCCTTGGAAATCTTTAAGAAAGATTTAGGCTCATTCGTGCGCTTTTATGAGTTTATGTCCCAAATTGTGGATTATGACGACAAGGCCTTAGAAAAGCTCAGCTTGTATGCCCGTAACCTCCGCCCGTTGCTGCGCGAAACCTTTATGGAAGAAGACAGCATAGATTTAGATAACGTGACGTTGAGTCATTACCGTCTGTCTATTATCAAAAAGCAAGATCTGAAACTTAAAGAAGATGCGGCAGACTATAAGCTGGTACCGGGTAATGATATAGGCTCTGCAAAACCAAGCGATAGAAAAGAAGAACTCTTGTCGCAAATCATTAACCGTTTAAACGAACTATTTATTACTGACAGCCTGACAGAAAAAGACCTGGTCAATTACGCTTATACGATCAGAGACAAAGTCAGTGAAAATGCGATTGTTATGAAGCAAATTGCGAATAATACTCCTGAACAAGCATTATTAGGTGGTTTTAGAAAAGCTGTTGATGATGCCATTATGGATAGCAGCGAGGCTCACCAAAATCAGATGATGCAGTTATTATCCGATCCAACAAAAGCAGCAAACTTTGCTAAGGTTGTGTTTGATTTGTTGAAGTTTGCGGAATGA